cagcactgtctttcagatgagacattaaccgaggtcctgactctctgtggtcgttATAAAGCCCCgtgtataaccccggtgtcctggtgaaattaccccattggcccttctttatcatggccccctaataatccccatctctgaaatggctacatcactctcctctccactaataactGGTGTGTGCtgggtgttctggagcactatgtctgccgtcgcatcatccaggtggacgcTACACACTGGTGCtagttgaggagaccccccctccccccaatactatgtaaagtgctttgagtgtctagaaaagcgcaaaataaatgtaattgtaactAACTTACTAAATAAAATTGCAAATGTgagcaaattgctgtggcataaaagaaataaaacatgttggtttgtgctgttattgataaataattaactgcggGGTGTTAGCAGATGCATCACGTCACCTGTTTgttgttggttattttccagtaacaatATGTCAtggcatgttttattccttgcataaTTAATGTTTGTGTTCTTTCTCAATAGGGATATTATGTGAAGAATGACATGCTGGGAGCTGATGGAGATTTTATCACATCACCAGAAATAAGCCAGATTTTTGGAGAGGTTTGTGATTTACTTCTCGTGTCCTATGTTGATGTTTTCCGAACATTagtgggagtttggagaaaaacAAGCCCCAATTTTCCTCAAATGTCAGTCAGCcatgacatttttttctgtttctggtTTTAGTagattacatttacagtacagtacatttagTACATTAGTACATTAACAAGTACATTGttaactctttttaccagaggccaaaactcgtttttctgcatgttttggatctgcctgtgttcagcattgaatttacttgtgatgtcacactccacagtagtggttaagtGTTTATATGAAAATAGACACTCGGcgctttaagaatttgcagtttttcataagtatttcttttttttacctagcctagTAGGTTTATaagttataattttattgtatacagtgtcctgactaatcttataacagacttccGGCgctaaaataattaatttgtttatactgattaaaaaaagtcGATTTCTGTTCTGCAGTGCTCTGTGAGAAAGAGTTAATGTAATATCATtttacaataatacaatatCAATATTTGTATATGTTACATGTTCAAAGCCAACCAATTTATCATCCATATAAAGTTCATATTTCTGACACAATTCCACATTCATACTTTGAGAGGCGGTTTGAGAAACATCAGTACttctgatgatgtcacatgttttgttcagctgTGTGTCTCCATGACATCACTGAAGAGCTAGATGTTGTTTGAGgcatatatactatatatacactatgtatacaccatatatatatatatatatatatatatatatatatatatatatatatatatatatatatatatatggaaaagATTTTGGGTGAGGCAGACCTCCTCACATATTATTTAGTAAATATATCGGTGTCATGGCTCCAGTGCAAAACCAAAGACGACGCATACATCCAAAACCAAACAAGATTTGGCAGATTAACTACATTTAAGGaaatacactctctctctctctctctctctctctctctctctctctctctctctctctctctctctctctctgtagttgcTTGGTATCTGGTGTGTAAGCGAGTGGATGGCTGCAGGAAAACCCAAAGCATTTCAGGTTGTAGAACTCGGACCAGGACGAGGCTCCTTGACCAGTGACATCCTGAGGGTGAAATACTGCATGCTCTTTAGCTATCTGTATATAACTTGTATACGTGTCAGTGTCATGTCATGCTAATTATATGACGGTTGGAAAATTCTATAAATTCCCAAAGCATCACATCTCCATCTTTATCTGCATCAGCATTTACCAGAGTTTTCATTAAACACTGAACTGAAGTCAAGCCAGTATGAGTTTCTCCAAAGTCTGGACTGGTATCCATAGAAACCGTTGAAACGAACCAATCACTGTTCAATAAGGATCATTCCTGTATATTAGGTAAGagatttatcctggtcagggttctACATGCCGAGTTTACCCAAGGAACACTAAGTGATCGATAAAACTACACCCTGGATACAGAAATGCTTTTAGCTTTGAGTTGAGTTGCCTGATTCGTATAAAGAAAGCATTcacaaataaagactcatttgCAATTCACTCATCTCTAATCTCTAAGAATTTATAATCTGAAGAAAAGTTTCAATGTTTGAGTCGAACCCTTACATTTTGTGTGTAGAACCCTATAAGAGAGGGTTTCCTTTTCAGTGTTCAGTTTCAGTGTCAAATCCAATTAGGATGCCTAGAAACCTTAACAATCCAGAGGGaaccttttgtgtttgtttttttttttttttttttagaggtcAGGGTTTACTGATCAGTAGAGGGCACTGTTGAGAAATTTGCTTCAAATTTCTTTACCCATGCATGTgatggaagtttttttttctttgctacaCTATTCACATCACAGATGAAGAGAATTCAAAATATTTTGATACTGGAGTCCATTTTGAATTCACGTGATGCTTATTAAATCATATTGTAGAATTGAAGatgaaagtgaatgaatgatATGAAAACTTAACTTCCAAAATCGCTTCAACTTGTAGAGCTCAGACCAGGCTATTGCAGCAGAATTTCTTCAGCACCAGCCAATAGAAAGTCTGGAATATTCCGTAAAAATGAGCCGTGACGCGTAGAGAAAAAGACgtttttgttggggttttttttgtacaccGTAGGCTTCAGATGGTCTTTAAAAAGTTGTGGCCAAGCATCAGCTTTGATAACATGGCTCCTCTTTTTAGTAGGCAGATTTTATGTGATTGTCGTATACTGTGATGCTTTGGTGCTTTTATTTCAGTTGAGGTCCGATGAAATTTCTGGTTTGAATTATTTCCATATATGTacagaaaaagaggaaaagtgGTTGCTGTCAGTGGCAACCAGAGGTCACGAAGCGGTACCCGACTGCCTAAATTTGGTTGCCAAGGGCATCCTCAAATTTCCAACCATGTCATGTTTTCTACACTGGGATTGTAATGTAGTGGCTGTAATCATGTGACATGTGACCTCCTCGTGGTTATTCAGATCAGTTTTTTCCAtcattaaactgtgtgtgtgtgtgtgtgtgtgtgtgtgtatgtgtgtgtgtgtgtggtgcaggtCTTCGGTCAGTTGCAGTCAGTTCTGTGTGGGGCGTCAGTGTCTGTTCACCTGGTGGAGGTGAGCCCAAAGCTAAGTGAGGTCCAGGCTCACTGTCTGGCTGGAGAAaacactcaggtgtgtgtgagtgatgaagAGTCTGTGTACCGCACTGGCACCACACACACCGGCGTCCCTGTCTCATGGTACCGCAGGATAGACGACGTTCCCAGAGGTATGTGCTTTTTCAACCTGATTTTTATTCACtacattttaagtgtgtgtgtgtgtgtgtgtgtgtgtgtgtgtgtgtgtgtgtgtgtgtgtttgtgtgtgtgtgagagagagatagagagagagagtgagagagagagagagagagatggtcaAGAGTTTAAAATTTTCCCCTGTACTGAGAAAGGAACTGAAAATGGAAGTGCATAAtatggaagtctaagggcacCCAGCAAACTGCATGATACGTATTTGATACAAAattatttgatatatatttgatatatatgATTTGATACATACGTATTTGATACAAAATGATACAAAAATATTCTATTTTTGTGTCTTTTCAGAGAAAgggattacatttttaatttatgttggcactgtggcttagtgggtagcacatttacctcgcacctccggaggtgggggttcgaatcccgcttCCAcgctgtgtgcacggagtttgcatgttctccccctgcttcgggggtttcctccgggtactccggtttcctcccccagtccaaagccatgcatggtaggctgattggcatttccaaattgtctgtagtgtgtgaatgattgtgtgaatgtgtgtgcgattgtgccctgcaatgagttCGTACCCTGTCCAaagtgtcccccgccttgtgccccgagttcttgtggatagactccaggctccctgtgaccctgtgtaggatatgacTTTAGTTTAGACTTTAAAAGCCtttctgtcatgtaatggttTTAGTTATGAATTTGTGTTTCGTAGTTTAATAACAGAATTGAAAAACTGCCTTTTGACTTTCATTATATTTGGattaaacaggtttttttttagttcttttcTCAATCCAAGGAAATGTTTTGAGGGGTAATCAGATGTGGTGAATAGAAATGAGGTAAAACATATTGGAATATAAAGCTTTTTTGTCAGTACTGACTGAAATCtagaaataaaaagataaaaagcATAATAATTTGTAGCTATAGGCTGTCATGTGTTTTTCTTCTGAGTATTTAATGTCCAatttaacactttaaaaaaaaaaaaaaatgttgcatgTAACAATGCAGttacattttataaatgtaagaagtatGTGGTTGGAAAAGTAAAGCTCCGAAGTTCATTTTATGCTCTGACTGACACTGTTATTTGGTAACtaataaaatgtgttatttattgttattatttccaACAGGCTTTAGTATATTCTTGGCTCATGAGTTTTTCGATGCCCTGCCCATTCACAAGTTCCAGGTAAACATTAGGGGTGTTTATCTCACCTTTGGAAGCAGatatgtactgtactgtatgaaaAGTATATATTTCAAAGAACAAATTGAATTCGATTTTCAGCAGTAAAGTGGTAATAGTGCCCTTAGAAATATCGCAATATGCAGAAAATTGACAGAAACATGTGAAGAGATTACCCATGAGTGACTTTGAGCTGTTACTGAGGtgaccggtgtgtgtgtgtgagaggtagTGGAGGCATGAGTGAAAGACTGGAAGGAGTAATGACCGGATTACAGTTTATTCAGGAAAATGATGGTGCCTGTTGGTTTATCTTCTGCAACCCTTTGTTTATGCTGAAATGATGTAATGTTATGTAGTGAGTTCTAGTCATATATTGATTATATAAGTGTGCTTTTTGTTTGATTAATAAAGAGAACAGAGAAGGGTTGGAGAGAAGTGATGGTTGATATCGACCCTGACAAACCTGATAAGCTCAGATTTGTGGTGTTTCCTGCCCCTACTCTCGCATCTACTACACTCATACAAGTAAGTACTTTCACATTTCATTCGTGCTTCATGTAGTCTTTTCTCACTGGCCATTAACTGTCCATACGCGTCCTTCTAAATGAATCCCGAATATCTGCACATTTCGCACTTTGTGGTGTTCTACAGTAGAAATGTTGCACAATCGCCAATAGTATGTGAGCAGTAGGCAGGGAGAGAGCGTCAGTCTGTCAGTTACGCTCAAAGGTTCGAAAAATACAGATATTTTCTCATGGAATCAGACTATGCAACATCTGGGTTATATTTAAGGCATTTATTTGATTCATACATCAGAGAAGTGTTTGAGCTGGCAGTGTTCGTGTAGCCTGCCAGAAGCTTGCATCATCTGTGCCTCGCGGTTTAACAACATGAGTGTGCATGCCAAATCTGACCTCATGCAGTACTGGTGCTCTTTGAATGTGGAATTCGCTCTCAGCTCTTTTCATTCTCAAGCTTTCATTTAGGATTTGGCTATGTCACAAAATATATCGTGGTTATGGagcattctgattggccagcagGTATATGTGGTATTTTCTTATATCATGACATCGCTAACAGGGATTTAAAAGTTCTAAATTAAAACTACTCGGTGTGTTTGACTTGCTTGTTCATGAGAATATTTGTTGCTAACCAACAGGAAGATATAACCTAGCTCATAAAGGAGGATTTAGTTACAGCGGAGATTGAAAATTTAACTTTcgatatttctgcatgaatatgagctaaaacatcatcagatttcagACAGGTCCTAAAAGTCGACCAAGagagcccaattaaacaaacgagacaaaagtattatacttggtcatttatttattgaggaaaatgagccgatattacatatctgtgtgtggcaaatgtatgtgaacctctaggattagcagttaatttgaaggtgaaattcaatcaatgggatgacaatcagatgTCACTGAGCACCCTGGGATCtctcaaagtctgatcttcacaccacatgtttgtggaagtgcatcatggcacgaacaaaggagatttctgaggacctcagaaaaagagttgttgattcTCATTAgcctggaaaaggttacaaaaccatctctaaagagtttggactccaccaatccacagtcagacagattatgATCGACCAACAGAGATCACTCCAGGAGCAAGACATGTAACAGTCCACGAGGACACAAAGGAActcagggtaacttctaagcacctaaaggcctctctcacattggctaatgttaatgttcaagtataatatttttttctcatttgtttaattggttctctttatttatgtttagaatttatttgaaaatctgatgatgttttaggtcatatttatgcagatatatatatatatatataaaccttttAAACAAACTTTCCAATACCATTGTAGCTTGTACTCAGCGTTTCCTGACTTTCTAAAGGCAGAGTGACAGTGTAAACAAGACAACACTGTCACGGATATTAGCATTTCCCTGGGATATGTCGTTAAATGACTTAGAAAAGACTCCATACGATGGAAACTACACTCTAATGACACATAGCACTGATTTCATAACCAAACTTCTATTGGACGATGcaaattaaaagattcaaaagTATGGGTGTGTTCAACATGATTCCCATTCAGGAGTTGTGAAAACattgttgctaggcaacagAGATATGCGCTAGCTAATATACAATGGTTTAGCTAGATTGCACTCAGGCTTTAAATCTGTAAGGACTTGGACATGTTTCATACTAAGTTACTAATTTATGATCACATATTAATTTCACATTGCTGCTCTCTGATTCCCCAACAATtgatttaacaaaaacaaaaacaattcagtCAGACACTTTGTGGTGTACTATCActgattgttgttttaatctcattttaaGTTATTCGCACTTGGTTAAGGCTATTAAGGATACAGTTGTGCCCATAAATtcacataccccttgcagaatctgtaaaatgttaataattgaaaaaaaaatagataaatcattcaaatgtagcattttttttatttagtactgcccagatgtttacatatagtccacaagacacaatgataaccgaatttacacaaatgaaccagttcaaaagtttacacacgcttgattcttaatcctgtgtgtcattacctggatgatcaatgactgtgtttatgttttgtgataattgttcatgagtccattgtttgtcctgagctTGTGATCGTGTCTTTAATATCCTTACAAGTCGTTTCTCTTAACTTTCTTCATGTTGTCCTTTCACGCTTTCATCATTTCACATTTGTACATTATTGCACAGGCGGATGAGCAGCGAGAACACGTGGAGGTTTGCGCAGAAGGCGGAGTCATTGTTCAGAACTTGGCCACTCGGGTCTCGGAGGACGGGGGCGCGGCACTGATTGCAGACTACGGTCACGACGGAACAAAGACGGACACGTTCAGAGTGAGCATCCTGCTAATGAACAGTTCATTCAGTTTGGGCCTATGGTTTAGTCAGTTTGAGGCCACGCCTACATCTTGCCCTGTGACATTAGGAGTCTGGGGTCAGATGTGCTTGGGTGTAATTGATGAGCCTAATTTAGTCCATCTGCCTTTCAAACCAGCAGACAAAGGCtgtgtatgtttctgtaaaaGTAATTTAGCGtaaaacatgcacacagaaaCTAACTGCAGTTGTCAGTGCGTATTCAGAGCTGTATCATCCGGCTATAGAAATCTGTAAGTACAGCTCATGGAAAGCCTCATCTCTGTTCGCTGCCAGCATAGCACAAGATACATACATTTCACCTGATACGATCTACACACAAACGCTCCTACTATGTACCAGCACCATATATCATTTTCTGATGAATGCcagaaattccttttttttttcctttgaagGGCTTTAGAGGACACAAACTGCATGATGTGCTGGAGGCTCCGGGCAGCGCAGACCTGACCGCAGACGTTGACTTTAGTTATCTGAGGAAGATGGCTGGAGACGCAGTGGTCTGCTTCGGACCCATCACACAGAGAGCTTTTCTCAAGAACATGGGCATTGATACACGCCTGCAGGTCAGGACGAACTGTCACAATacaacacactaatacataatgctttatatattaaatatgtcATACACTTACTGTAAGTAATAAATACCAGCAGTTTAAACTACTGCACCATTCATGTTAACTCATCACTGGATGACCTGAATACCATGATAGACTTATTCAACATTACAGCTGCGAAACTCTTTAAAAACTGCAGTCGAACATCAGTAACTCAAAAGattttgtattaaaatgcaTGTAAATATGAATCATGTTTTTATACAGacagtgctaaataaataaataattgtttttttaagcTCTTGCCATTGATATTTAGCCCAATTTTACATTATTTCATCGTGATTGTAAAATGTTTCGCTTTTCAAAATCATGCTAGCAATGCTGCTTGTTTCTCGAGTGGGATTGGGCATTGTAATGATGAACGTTGGTTTAACAGTGaaaacaataattatataaaaattataattaagGCTGTTTTTACCATTTGTTCTGGAGATGTGAAAATCAATATATTTTCAGTGAATTTTCTTGATttcttattttttgtcttttttgttccATATTTTCAATGTATAATTTAGGATAAAGCATCTCGTACATAACACATTGTTTTCAGAGCTTGGTTTAAAGTTTAGATGATCTTCAAATACTTAAATAACAAA
The sequence above is drawn from the Ictalurus punctatus breed USDA103 chromosome 25, Coco_2.0, whole genome shotgun sequence genome and encodes:
- the ndufaf7 gene encoding protein arginine methyltransferase NDUFAF7, mitochondrial, translated to MGTIQKMINISRASVRFLAPSLNAQWTGMLNRSCSSSSSEKQAPNPSMLRHLVSKITATGPITVAEYMREVLTNPVSGYYVKNDMLGADGDFITSPEISQIFGELLGIWCVSEWMAAGKPKAFQVVELGPGRGSLTSDILRVFGQLQSVLCGASVSVHLVEVSPKLSEVQAHCLAGENTQVCVSDEESVYRTGTTHTGVPVSWYRRIDDVPRGFSIFLAHEFFDALPIHKFQRTEKGWREVMVDIDPDKPDKLRFVVFPAPTLASTTLIQADEQREHVEVCAEGGVIVQNLATRVSEDGGAALIADYGHDGTKTDTFRGFRGHKLHDVLEAPGSADLTADVDFSYLRKMAGDAVVCFGPITQRAFLKNMGIDTRLQVLLRSCNDSSTRAQLVHGYNMLTDPEKMGHRFQFLSLLHPSRLAQPKEENGIMMKRRRNGTAPLTVAGFTELGLN